A genomic window from Antedon mediterranea chromosome 4, ecAntMedi1.1, whole genome shotgun sequence includes:
- the LOC140047381 gene encoding peroxiredoxin-6-like gives MVNLGDVFPNFEASTTDGDIKFHDWLGDSWGILFSHPADYTPVCTTELGMAAKLAPEFKKRNVKMIALSCDSVEDHNGWIKDIKQNSGESGEWPYPIIADKNRDLAIQFGMLDPNEKTAAGLPLTARCVFIVGPDKKLKLSILYPATTGRNFDEILRVIDSLQLTATKKVATPVNWTSGGKCMVLPSVKKEDEGKYFPKGVETVPVPSGKGYLRYTPQPE, from the exons ATGGTGAACTTGGGAGACGTTTTTCCAAATTTTGAAGCGTCAACAACTGACGGTGATATTAAATTCCACGATTGGCTGGGAGATTC ATGGGGAATTTTATTTTCCCACCCAGCTGACTACACACCAGTTTGTACCACTGAACTTGGTATGGCAGCCAAGCTAGCACCAGAATTCAAGAAACGAAATGTGAAGATGATCGCCCTCTCGTGCGACTCGGTTGAAGATCACAATGGCTGGATAAAG GACATCAAACAAAATTCTGGAGAATCCGGGGAGTGGCCATATCCAATCATTGCCGACAAAAACCGTGATTTGGCAATCCAGTTTGGAATGCTTGACCCTAACGAGAAGACTGCAGCTGGTCTCCCCCTTACTGCACGATGT GTGTTTATTGTTGGACCTGACAAGAAACTGAAGCTATCAATTCTGTACCCAGCAACAACAGGAAGAAACTTTGA TGAGATTCTTCGAGTGATCGATTCATTGCAGCTAACCGCAACCAAGAAAGTAGCAACTCCAGTGAACTGGACG AGTGGTGGAAAATGCATGGTATTGCCATCCGTCAAGAAGGAAGATGAAGGCAAATACTTCCCCAAAGGAGTGGAAACTGTCCCCGTTCCATCTGGCAAAGGTTACCTCCGCTACACCCCACAACCCGAATAA